The DNA sequence CAAACAGCCCAACACAACCTGTGCTCTTCTTTGACCGGTTTATTGTTCAGCGTCAGCACCCAGACGCAGTGAAGGTGCACAGTCTCCTTTATGATTCAGCCATAAAGCAGATATATAAACCTGGAGGGGACTGGAGGTGGACTCACCGGAGAGCAACAGGAAGGGTGAGTGCTGCTCCGTAATTTGTTCACCTTCAAGCTCAAATTTCAAATGACTATAATCTGATACAATCTGATcacatgtttattttatgtaaaaacCGAATCAGACTTCTCTAGAGAAAATCTGCTGTTTGTCTCCTCGCGTGGTTTCAAAACTGTTTCCATATAATTACCATTTTAGTATCTCATAAGAGTTATTTACATGTGTATTCTGCTTCATAACTTCCACCTGACATATAATGGAAAATTagcattgtttttaaaagtaaataatcaaaatataaatgatTAATAATGAGACATAACTTGGTCAGTTTCACTGATGAATACTATTGCTGATTGCTGtcttttttaaaggttttaatcTTTCAATTAAGTATCATCAGAAGTGAAAAGTAATgtacaaaacatgtaaaaatgcagtaaaaatacAGCCTAAATAAATAAGCTTAGTATAACTGCACTGATGTTTATTAAACTTATGTTGTTGAAGTTTTCAGTCAAAATATAACTGATTGTATTGGACTGTAACATTTAAGAGAAGTCAACGTAAAGGGATGTAAATTCAATCTTTTGGAAATATATAAACCATCATAGTGTTTGACTCTGGTTGTTTAAAGTTTGGTGTACAGATAAAAACTATAGATTATGTAACAAGCTTAAAGAGAAATAATACTTGAAACTGCAAACTTatgtaaagtaaagtaaagtaaaattttatttatatagcacttttctagataaaatcacaaagtgctttacagcaattaaaagaaaacaatactacacaataaaacacacacaaaccactagttaaaagcaagcctgtacaaatgagtcttgagctgttctttaaatgattcaatagagtccacagatctcaggtgtgatggtagtgcattccacaatttaggagctgcaacctcGAAAGCACAGTCTCCCTTAGTTGTCACAAAACATTTGGGCTCGTTTGAATCTGGAGAGGTGGAATGTCGACTCATCTATTCTAATGTGTAAAATTGTGATTTATGTAAACACAGCAGTGTCTAAAATGATGACATGAGGAGAACTTAGTGAGTATTTTACGTGCTGAGTTTAAAGGGTTCGTGTTTCACCTTCAGATGGAGcggtctgtgctgctgctgctgggcctGCTGGCTCTGTCCTCGGCCAGTCTGCAGGGCATTGTGAGGAAGAGCATCCAGCTCACAAAGGGTAAGAGTATCATATGTTTTATGACATAAAGAGATATGGATAATACACCAATAGTCACACGTAAACCAAAGCAAACCTAAAGTGTGATGTGTTCAACATCCAACAGATCCACCATGACCCATGTAGGGTGAGGACTTTGGGTTTACAAAGAATTTAAATGAGATCTAGTTTCTGAATGTTTTGCCTATTTTGTTGCTAGAAGAACAAAATATTCTGGACCATTTGCAGGTGTGGATATTAAAATCTAAACTTTTCCCCTAAAGTTTGTGTGTTGTTGATGTGTTTGACACTCATGCCTTCTGTTTTATGGTCCATTTCTTTGTTTGTCTCTCTTGTACAGTGTCCTTACTGAAACCAGCACTGGAGGGCCGAGTCCCCAAACCGCCTGGTAACAAAATGGTGTCGGGTCCTCTAACTCCTGCTGATCTGGAGCGGCAGCACGATCTGCCGTCCTCCTTCATCTTTGGGGATAACGTGAACCTGCAGTGGCTGACCTGGGACGGCTCTCTGCCCAATGGAGCTGTTTCCATCTACAACGGTTACACCAAGCGCACCGACTATGTCTGCAAGTACAAGTGTGAAGCCGGCTTCTACAACCCTAGCCTGGGCCCTTACTGCCGCTACCCCTATGGTGACCGTGAGTATTACGCCCCAGAGTTTGAGATCCTGGCCAACAAAGACAACTTTGAGTTCCTGGAGTGGAAGGAAGACTCCTATGGCTCAGTGCCCCAACATTCAGTGAGGACCTGTGCAGGAGTTGATATCTACGTTGGGAAGAACAAGTACGGTCTTGGGAAGGTTGTTCCTCAGTTTGAAGCCTTCTTCTTGCCCTGGGAAGGTGATGAGTATTGGTATAAGAATTACCAGGTCCTGGCCATCAACAGGGACACCTACACTCaacacatctctgatgtcaagTACGGCATTGATGAGGTCACCATCTTCCAGTATCCTCCTGAGACCATGCGCATCTCGGGCATCACCAACAATGAGTGTCAGACAGTAGTGAAGACAGTGACTATCTCAAAATCCTCAGAGGTGGAGACCACCTGGAACATCGGACGAGCCACAATGCTGGGTGTCACGGGCAGTATCACAGCCAAAATCCCCTTCATCGGCTCCGGGGGCATTGAGCTGGGCGCTGAGAAGACGCTGCAGTTCTCCAGGGGAACCACCGTAATTGAGACGCTCACCCACTCCGTGTCCGTGGAACTCACGGTTCCACCAAACCACTCGTGCAAAGTCCGCATGGAAGGACGCAAGATCAAAGCCGACATCCCCTACACGGCTCGCCTCAGTCGAACCTACCACAATGGAGAAACCCAGTGGACCACCATCACTGGGACGTACGACGGAGTCCAGATCGGAGAAGTCCGGGCAGTGGTGGACCGCTGTGAACCTGTCATCGACGCCAAGCCTTGCCCCTGAAAGGCTCACAGAAGATACACtaaacaatattttttctgATGGTACCTGACATTTGTAAGCAGATGAtgtcacaataaaaaaatggCACTCATATCTTTTGTGGTAAATGGAAAATGAATTGCAtgagttcatttaaaaataaaacaatatggcaccttttcatctctttgtttCTGCATGATGATGGTTTCATTAATTATAATTTATCATCACAACATACAACAAAGGGCGTCAGAGAAATGAAGGTTGCAGGTTGTTCTCCAGTGTTTCTGTGGGGTTCAGGTTGATCTGGGAATATCAACTTTGAAATTATCAGGGGAAAGTTAAAGTCTTTGaaaacaaacattcaaaaatcatttcaaaatattttaatatttgtcaCCTGGTCAAGCTGCATGGACTCCACCAGTTTGTTAAGACCTAATAGTACCTGTTGTCCCAGTATCATGGGCCAAGGACCCAAAGGGATTCTTGTTTCAGGAATGTTTGGCTTTATCAGTCTGTCAGTTATGGTTTATGGTCATGTGACGAACTCCTCGGTCTTTTTTGTCCTTCCAGCAACCGTTTCAGGCTTTGTGTGTTTGGGCTCATTATTTTGCAGCAGTATGAATCCTTCCCCAGAAAGGAACCAAGAAAGAGACGGAGAGAGGGTGAAGTACGTCTCTGAAGACGTGCTCTCAGTGAACCAagctttgtgtatttaatctttTTGGTGTGTCCACTTGTGGAGTGTTTTAGAGCTCCACAcactcagtttaaacttcagtTACAGCCATGATCTGAGAGCCCCTCTTTCCTCAGAATAACTATTCTTCTGTCACGAAGTTCTAATGTCATACTTCCCATCATCACAATGCTGCAATTCTAACAGACCACAGGTtgatttctctttattttaaatgtcagaatttcttgtgctttaaaatgttttctaaaTCCTCAAATGTTGCACGTGGTCCCACTGGACCAACCAGGGTGTTGGTCTCACAGGCATAACTCTGTGATAGGCCCCGGGGCCCTTAATGCCACAGTGTACCAGAGCtcacagcatttcattttttctccctccctctctctgtctcacacacacacacacacacacacacacacacacaccggaaatgcaaaaataatagcATATAGTATATTACAGTATGAGTGCATATATCAACATATGAGTGGCAACAATGTTTCAGtcatttacaaaaacacaaaatactcaCCCATCAGAACTTCATCTTTTAGGCCTTGCACTCAGCCGAATCATTGACAACACTGAGTCCGGGCAGTATACTcatcctgctctctcctctttgaGCACCACTTCTTTCTTTGGCTCACTAAGCATAatttaaaatgctgctgcaccagCTAACTACTCTATAAGACActtgctgaaaaacaaatgatcgCATTGTTAATGTCAGCAGGCTTGGGCATTTTGTCCAAATGACAAAAAGCAAGTACAAATAATCTATTTCCCAGTTTGCACCCCTGCCATCAAAACCTTTCAGAAAAGGTGCTTATTTTAACCATGAGAGAGTAAAATGTCTGAGTAATTATTTGCAGAGCtaaaatttaaatgcatacTGCGTAAAAAAAGGTGGGTCACTAGAGAGAACAATGACAAACTTATAGTGGATCTCTTATAAGGTGTCCACTGTCACAGGCAGTTAGTCTCACAGCTGCAGTCAGATCAGAGAGGAGACCCACACCCTCCACACTGTGAATGAATCACACGTGTGCAGAGCGGCCACTGATCCTGTCCTGGCTTACAGAGCGCGATGTCACTGTCGCAGTCACATGAAAATAAATCACatgcaggtttttgagttttagtTTAATTTCATAATTTATAGTTATGCTGTTGTCGCGCAAACGAAcgaccaaaatgcaaaaaacgTTATCATTTTCACCTGAAAACGTTCTCGTGAAAACGGGGCCTCGGGGTGGTTTTTactcactttttgtctctccaacgATATTATTCCTCTCTTCTACAGCCTCTTACAAATACATGCAtatgaacaattatgcaaatctGGCAACTTTGAGCAACTTTTTGAACAGCCAATAGCTTCTTTCCTTACTGCAGAGTTGGCAGCACTGTTTGACCTGGCTTTGCTTTCTGATACCTGAACCTTTGGTTAGTGTATTGCAGGGgtcttcaaatccaggcctcgaggtccggtatcctgcaggttttagatgtgtccctgatccaacacacctgaatcaaatggctgaatcacctcctcagtatgcagtcaagttctccagagtcctgctaatgacttctatatttgactcaggtgtgttgaagcagagatgcatctaaaacctgcaggacaggggctctcgaggcctggagttgaagagccccaGTTTATTGGATAAACTGCATTAAAATTTGGTTTAGActatgtgggtttttttttaggatgatgtataatgttttttatgtttagaCTTTGACCTAAAGATGGAGGAAAACTCTTGTGTTGACTATAATTGTGGTGATTAGCAGTGTTAGCATGCTAATACACACTGTGTCTCAATTTGGATCATTACATCAGTGCACACTACAAACTGAGTTGTGTAGTTAGTGAATTTTAACAGGCTGGTTTTTATCTTAAATCAGACAGCGAATCCAATATGTAACAATAACATCTGAAAGAGCATTTTTGTGATAGTCGCTAGCAACAAAATTTTGTGAGCTATTGCACCGTGACATAACTGACCACACATAATACTAAAGTCTCATACAATCAAGGCAATTTAGCGCACACTAACACTAAATAATGCTACAGCACCTGTAAAGAGTGGTGCTTTTACCTGCAATGGCCAAAAACATCTACAGCCGTTACCTGGAGCTGGTGATACTCGTTTACtggctgaaaatattttattggtCCCTTCGTTTCCTCTGTGCAGTCATGATGGAAACCATGGATTCTGCACCATTTGGGTACCTGTGCAATTCATTTAGCTGTCATTGATAATTATAAAAATGGCAACTGTAAGTATGGAAGTGGGAGACCAAAGTAAGCTGCCATTGTTGGcatttagcaccaaatcaccaGATGGCTGCCGAGGCTTACAGGTACTTAAAACACTTgcctaaaaatgttttaaagcttctaaaatgaactaaaatgatCCACTGGATGTGAAGAGATACATAATTCACATTATGCAGTGAAAAAAATGGAACATATGAACATAATTTGGAGTCATCGTTCACAGataccaacacagagagacattaaaaatgatgctGCTGGTGTTGAACAACTACAGCAAAACTTTCTGGAAAATATCTGCCACCATaagtttttataattttttttaaaaaaaagcacttttaagGTTAATTTGTTTTGTAGTACAATTCAGCATTGAGCTTTGACAGTCAGTGCCATAATCATTTAATCTGACTCTGTAAATCACACTGAAGACTTTTAGCCTTTGTATAAGAAAAGCCTGCTTTATTCCACGTTTCTAATCAGCTTCTcttgtgcaaaaataaaatggtcAGACAGAAAAACATCATCAGCTGTCAGACTGAATCACTGCTTGGCACGCTCAGCGTGTGCATCTGAATGCTATAGACTGAATCTGAATAACATAAATGTTCTTTACAGGCAGGGCTGAAtgctgaagcagctgaaactggtgACGGTGCAGTTTAGGGAGTGCAAACGACCTTTACACACCCTTGTTTGATACACAGTCCTCATTCagacctaaataaataaattgataatAACTTTCTGTCTGAAGGACGCGCACAGATGGCCCTGACATCAGCGATTTTCAATGATAGCACTGTGTGTGGAGAACAATGTCCGTGCTGAGCGGCTTCTTCTCCAGCTGAATCTTGGCAGCCAACGACATTACGCAACGAGCCCCGTCTTAATCAGTGACCCGCTATTACAGGAGATCTAATCAGCGTGTTCTCTGTCTGAGCTTATCTGACGGTGCGGTATCTTTTCATCAGTGGAGAGAGAGGCCACAGCACTTTGGACATCATGCGATCCAGTAGATGCAACACACTAAAACCAAGCAAATttatttatgaagcactttTAACGGTCTCATTGAAGAGAGCCTGGATCAATAAAGAGTCCTGttatcatcagcagcagcacgaGGACTTTTGTTTCTAACACTCATGAGCTGCATGCTTTCAGGTCAAGGACAGCAGGATCTATCCAAGCTGACCTAAATCCTTCGCAAAGTCAAGGAAAACCCTGAAACATGGACTCCTGTAGAGAAGGGAGACGGTGTCTGTGTTAGGCTGTGCTGATAATTTGCTGGCATGGTCTGGGTTCTTATATTCATGTGAAGGAAAGGTGACTACAAACCAATACAAAGGACGACAGAGCCCCTCATCTGTAGGCCATGAGGGGTCTGATGAGGAAGGCAGTGGTTTGAACAGCTGTGGGAGATTATAGGCTGACATGATGGAAAGTGCTGCTACCAGAGATCTATGAACCGCTTGTTCATAGATCATCCACTGACCCTGATGCCCTCTGTGAGACTGTGTCCTTGAACAAGGTACAAAGACACTGGCTGTAACTGTTCAGCTCCCAATATGAGTGCATAAAGTTTGAGTGTAACAGGATGtcgcagaagaaaatgaagcagATTCATTTAGTTTCCCCCTCTCTGTATGAGCTTCATCTGAGGCTTCATGTGCGGTTACTTTCTGTTCAAATCAACACCAACGCGTCAGATTCAAAGTGAGCAGCAGGAGAGGACGGAGGAGAGGCTGCGGCAGCGTTATCTCACTCCTGTTTATTGGGGGCAGCAAGTCTGAGGGGAGGTTTTAAAGCTCAGCACTGACTGCAGGTAAGCGTCGCTGCAGGAGGAACCCGTCGAGgtaaaaaaaagcacttctcTACCTGTGAATGAACGGCTCCTGTGGGCTTCAATTTAAAGCTTTCtgcatttctctgtgtgaaatcaATAAACTGATCAACACATTTCAGGTTGAAATTTTCCTCATGAATGATTCCTTTTGTCTGATCTTAAATAAATACAGTCGGGGGGGCGTTCAGTTTATGATACTGTTGCCTCAATTATGTGACATTAAACCTGCTTTGATATGCAGCAGAGGTCACCTTCTTTCTTTTCATCCACTCACCTGAAGTAATCTCTATGAACTGTATATAAGCACATGTAATACTGGCAGTAATAATGTTTAAATTCAGAACTGTTTCTTTTACCTTTTAGGGCATATTCGGACATGAATATCATATATAATCTGTGGATtagaaacacaaaaactttgaaaaccacgtgatttttttaaagattttttatttttatttttacaagttTAAGTTTCCATGTTGCAGCGTTTGCACACAGTGATTACCCACTAATGAAGACACGCTGTCGGTGTTGTCCTTGTGTGTCCAGATGAGGTGTTGTGTTGCTGTTGTCCTGGCAGTGCTGCAGATGTGCGGCCCGGCGCTGCAGTCTGACCCGCTGCTTCATGTCTCCCGGCTGCAGGACGGGGAAGAAAAACCCAGCAGTGAGTCACATTATGATCCTACAAAAGCGCTTTAATAAAAGGAAATGCTGACATCCACCAACAACCTGCATGTCAGTTTCTAATTTGATACCTTCACTTTCATGTGTGATTTTTATCTTTCATTCCCCAAAATTGCTTTGATGTGTCCATAAAATTGAATGAAATATAAGGTTAAAGCAGGCAGCTCTGTGACTTCTCCATTTTGCTCCTATCCCCTTCACGGTCATCTCCTTTTGCACCTCTGCGCTGCTTCCTGTACTCCTGCTGCCCCTGGACGTCCTGTTCTGAACACCTGCACTTGAGCACCTGTGATTTCAACACTCGAACTTGCAAACAGTTGAATAAAACCTGAATGTCAAAGATCATCAGTGTTGGTGAGAGCTAAGTTTACAAGGAGAATGCTCACTTATTTTTCATCAGCATTCACGGCATCGTACACTGTGAGCGTCCGCAGGGCCAGACTGGTTTACTTTTAACATCCTGAGGGATCAGATGGAGAACCAGCAGAAGTCGGGGCTCAAAGCGTTGACagaacaaaattttttttttcaggccacACCAACCCTGCTCAGCCTGCTTGACAGATTTGGCTTCCTACATTTTTGTCCCTTTATCAAAATGATCTTCAAGTTGaagcactgctgttttgtgATTCCAGTTCGTCAGGCCCGGGATTAAAAAAAGCATTGGAAGAGGTTCAGAGGTGCCCAAGGAGAAAACCCTGATAGGGATTTTCTTTAAGCATATCTAAATTGTTTTGGTCATAAATGTTTCAAATAGGTTAAAGCTCTGTTTTCCCACTCAAATCTTACAGCCACTATCTTCCTGTCTTGTCTCACAGAGCCATGGCTGAACCCGGCCTTGGAAAATGTTGTCCCTTCCCGGGGAGCTCTCCACTCTCCTGAAACTGTAGAGATCCCAGAAGCTGAGAGGACCTCACACTCGAGCCCCATGTTTGGTGAATATGCCAACCTCCAGTGGGTCACATGGAGCGGTTCCCTCCCAAATGGTGCTGTCGCCATCTTCAACGGCTACACTGAACGCACCGACTATGTGTGCAAAGTCAACTGCGAGGCCGGCTTCTACACGCCCAGCAAAGGGAATTTCTGCCAGTACCCTTATGCTGAGAAGGAGTACGCATCCTCCGAATTTGAAGTGCTGGTCAACGTGGACAACTTTGAGTTCCTGCAGTGGGTTGAAGATTCATATGGCTCTGTTCCTGAGTATGCCATCAAAACCTGCCCCAACTCAGACATCTACGTGGGCAAGAACAAGTACGGTCTCGGTAAAGTGGTGACCAGACATGAAGCCTTCTTCCTCCCCTGGGAAGGGGATGAGTACTGGTATAAGAAATACCAGGTCCTTGCTATCAACAGAGACAGCTACAGCCAGCACATCTCTCATGTGGAGTACGCCATCGACCAGATGGAGCTGTTCCACCATCCTCCAGAGGCCCTGAAGCTCACCAAGGTCACCAACCTGGACTGCGGAACTGTGGAGAAGACTGTGACGCTGGAGAAGACCAGCACGGTGGAGAAGAAATGGGACATCGGCAGGGAGACCCGCAATGGCACTGTGTCCACCATGACAGCCAAAGTTCCCATCTTTGGTCCGGGGAACGTGGAGTTGTCCAAGGAGCAGACGGTGACCTTCTCAAAGGGGACCACCATGGTAGAGTCCATCAGTCACTCGGTCTCTGTGGAGCTGCTGGTCCCACCCAATCACTCCTGCACTGTGAGGATGGACGGCAGGAAGATGAAGGCGGACATCCCCTTCACGGGCCGGCTGAGCAGGACCAACCACAACGGAGACACCCGCTGGACGTACATCACGGGCACCTACGACGGCGTGAGTGTCGGCGAAATCGACGCAGTGGTGGAGCGGTGTCAGCCCGTGCCCGATGCTGTTCCCTGCTCCCCAACACAAAACTGATGATCAGTCAGTTGAATTTATAACTTTGtttctgaaatgaaataaaataaattacgATTATAAATTCAAGGCAAATCTTTGTGTCTTCTTTTAAGTTCTTGAGGATTTTACACAATCCCTGAAAGTCATTTTCAgattacttttttcattttgactcaTCCAGCTGCAAAACTGTACTGTTTATTTCATGTCTACATACCAATTTTAAATATGTGGCATCAATATTCCGGGATTACAGGGATTGCTATATTTTACTTCCTCCATCGAGCCGTTAGCCGAATAAATGAACTTGcagtctttttcttcttcattcagctgctccctttaggggtcaccacagcaggtcatctgcctCCTTCTCACCCTgtccccagcatcctcctccttcACCACATACATGAATCTTCTCTCtggtcttcctcctctcctcctgtctggtaactccatattcagcatacagtaccacagttcctcttttATCACCCGATCGTATGCTTTCTCTACATTCACAATATATctgccttccttctctccatcatattAGCCACTTACAGACAGATCTAAAGAGCCTCTTTTGCTGCTTGTATCCTGATTACTTGAAGGTGTGCTAATTCTGAGATCACAGGTGTGCTGATTtttatccatttaaaaaaagttcCCAAAAGTTAAGCAAAGGGGAAATTGCTAAATGCTGGGAAATTACTGCATTCAACCACAGCTAAGCCATTAAAcacaagaacagaacaaaatagTTCAATAAGGTTTAATCACAAAGGAAAGAAGCAGGATTCAAAAGAGatcaagttaaataaaaatgaaggagctcaatatgtatataaaaatacatttaaatttaaagttaatgaaaatataaacctCGTCTacttaaatgtttaatttaaatgtatgtAGTGTTCAAGCTTTAAAGACCTTACAATGCGGGCTGTAATTCTACAGTCGCCGAGCTAGATGGCGCTGCAGCCCCACAGAGGAGGAAACGCCTGGTCGCCATGTTTTCTTACGTGCGCTCGTTGACCGGTGTGAGACAGCACGACAGGCAGAGGTTACCTCATATTATGAAGAATGACAATAAGTACCTAAATTCTTAGTATTAATTATAGACAGATACAGATAAATGTATCCAGAGGTGCAGTTAACACAGTGAACCCCAAAGAGAAATCCGCCAGGTGGCAGAATCGACACAGTGAGTGTCCTCACAGGTGCTGTTGCTCCATGACTGCAAATAACTGTGAAAACAGCTGATTTCTGACTAACTGCAGAGAGAAGACAGCCTGTTTTATGAGCCGAATGAAAAAGAGCTCGGTTATAAGTAAATTTTGTCGCTACTTGTCGCACTTTTTCAAGAAGCTGATTAACTTTCTCACGATGCGACGGTTTTTAACGAGAGTCGTAAACAGAGTTCTGCTGAGCGCGTCGTTTTC is a window from the Archocentrus centrarchus isolate MPI-CPG fArcCen1 unplaced genomic scaffold, fArcCen1 scaffold_26_ctg1, whole genome shotgun sequence genome containing:
- the LOC115776086 gene encoding natterin-3-like, whose amino-acid sequence is MERSVLLLLGLLALSSASLQGIVRKSIQLTKVSLLKPALEGRVPKPPGNKMVSGPLTPADLERQHDLPSSFIFGDNVNLQWLTWDGSLPNGAVSIYNGYTKRTDYVCKYKCEAGFYNPSLGPYCRYPYGDREYYAPEFEILANKDNFEFLEWKEDSYGSVPQHSVRTCAGVDIYVGKNKYGLGKVVPQFEAFFLPWEGDEYWYKNYQVLAINRDTYTQHISDVKYGIDEVTIFQYPPETMRISGITNNECQTVVKTVTISKSSEVETTWNIGRATMLGVTGSITAKIPFIGSGGIELGAEKTLQFSRGTTVIETLTHSVSVELTVPPNHSCKVRMEGRKIKADIPYTARLSRTYHNGETQWTTITGTYDGVQIGEVRAVVDRCEPVIDAKPCP
- the LOC115776052 gene encoding natterin-3-like, which encodes MRCCVAVVLAVLQMCGPALQSDPLLHVSRLQDGEEKPSKPWLNPALENVVPSRGALHSPETVEIPEAERTSHSSPMFGEYANLQWVTWSGSLPNGAVAIFNGYTERTDYVCKVNCEAGFYTPSKGNFCQYPYAEKEYASSEFEVLVNVDNFEFLQWVEDSYGSVPEYAIKTCPNSDIYVGKNKYGLGKVVTRHEAFFLPWEGDEYWYKKYQVLAINRDSYSQHISHVEYAIDQMELFHHPPEALKLTKVTNLDCGTVEKTVTLEKTSTVEKKWDIGRETRNGTVSTMTAKVPIFGPGNVELSKEQTVTFSKGTTMVESISHSVSVELLVPPNHSCTVRMDGRKMKADIPFTGRLSRTNHNGDTRWTYITGTYDGVSVGEIDAVVERCQPVPDAVPCSPTQN